In Miscanthus floridulus cultivar M001 chromosome 5, ASM1932011v1, whole genome shotgun sequence, one genomic interval encodes:
- the LOC136453724 gene encoding large ribosomal subunit protein uL18z-like, translated as MGGFVKTQKTSAYSKRFQVKFKRRRAGKTDYRARIRLINQDKNKYNTPKYRFVVRFTNKDITAQIISASIAGDMVLASAYSHELPRYGLEVGLTNYAAAYCTGLLLARRVLKIRGLDQEYEGNVEATGEDFSVEPADERRPFRALLDVGLVRTTTGNRVFGALKGALDGGLDIPHSEKRFAGFKKDDKQLDADIHRKYIYGGHVADYMKNLAEEEPEKYQAHFCEYIKKGIEAEDMEALYKKVHAAIRADPSVVKSTKQPPMEHKRYNPKKLTYEQRKASLVERLNQLNSGAADDDDEDDE; from the exons ATG GGTGGTTTTGTCAAGACGCAGAAGACCAGTGCGTACTCCAAGCGTTTCCAAGTGAAGTTCAAGAGAAGGCGCG CTGGTAAGACAGACTACAGGGCCAGGATAAGGCTGATTAACCAGGATAagaacaagtacaatacacccaaatacaGATTTGTTGTGAGATTT ACCAACAAGGACATCACAGCACAAATCATCTCTGCTAGTATAGCGGGTGATATGGTTCTTGCTTCTGCCTACTCGCATGAGTTGCCACGATATGGTCTTGAAGTTGGTCTGACCAACTATGCAGCtg CCTACTGCACTGGCCTTCTGTTGGCTCGCCGTGTGCTCAAGATCCGTGGTTTGGATCAGGAGTACGAGGGCAATGTTGAG GCCACTGGCGAGGACTTCTCTGTTGAGCCTGCTGATGAGAGGAGGCCTTTCCGTGCTCTCTTGGATGTTGGCCTTGTCAGGACTACAACAGGGAACCGTGTCTTTGGTGCCCTCAAG GGAGCTTTGGATGGTGGCTTGGATATTCCGCACAGTGAGAAGCGATTTGCTGGTttcaagaaggatgacaagcagCTGGATGCTGATATCCACCGCAAGTACATCTATGGTGGCCATGTTGCTGACTACATGAAG AACCTTGCTGAAGAGGAGCCAGAGAAGTACCAGGCTCACTTCTGTGAGTACATTAAGAAGGGAATTGAGGCTGAGGACATGGAAGCTCTGTACAAGAAGGTCCATGCTGCGATCCGTGCTGATCCTTCCGTGgtcaagtcaaccaagcagccaCCAATGGAGCACAAGAG GTACAACCCCAAGAAGCTGACATATGAGCAGAGGAAGGCTAGCCTTGTTGAAAGGCTCAACCAACTCAACTCCGGTGCtgccgatgatgacgatgaggatgaCGAGTAG